A region from the Aquimarina sp. ERC-38 genome encodes:
- a CDS encoding phage tail sheath family protein — MATYSTPGVYIEEIAKFPPSVAQVETAIPAFLGYTEKATNKTEGDLSEIPTRISSMLEYETYFGFALAEQGMVVDVNDDVISVRSLTSPSPFLMYYSLQLYFANGGGPCYIVSVGQYGEGTSPATTVALGSDTTEGLAKGLKLLEKEDEPTLILFPDATSLTGGSTDFYSLYNLALTQCNKLQDRFAIIDTFSYDNSNPVDANIAGLRNGINLGKDFVKYGAAYYPFVETILDYNYKDADVTVNVSDSAGTTPAQQVQSISDGINTTSLTQLITDMVGLRNDVDAAADDTAALAIKPSVESKLQEIISFVTATQQALSDAETIGTADAATEAAALGAWSNIDSLDTDLNTRLTKLQADDTKTKIMNTISEATNTVYDDLGVNAATPADSTTVTDLTTLKSSGELSALITALGAASSSVTTSNLDALEGTDNALFNRVKAEIGQVPVILPPSSGMAGVYARTDNTRGVWKAPANVGMSYVIKPTVHISHEEQEDLNIHGTGKSINAIRTFAGKGTLVWGARTLAGNDNEWRYVSVRRFFNFAEESIKKATEQFVFEPNDANTWVKVKAMITNFLNLQWRAGALAGPTPDKAFYVNVGLGETMTAQDILEGNMFVEIGMAVVRPAEFIILKFSHKMQEA, encoded by the coding sequence ATGGCAACGTACAGTACACCAGGAGTTTACATCGAGGAGATCGCAAAGTTTCCTCCTTCGGTAGCTCAAGTAGAAACTGCTATTCCGGCTTTTCTAGGATATACCGAAAAAGCTACAAATAAAACAGAAGGAGATCTTAGCGAAATTCCGACGCGTATTTCTTCAATGCTAGAGTATGAAACCTATTTTGGGTTTGCTCTGGCAGAACAGGGTATGGTTGTCGATGTTAACGATGATGTGATCTCTGTACGATCTTTAACTTCTCCATCACCTTTTTTGATGTATTATTCTTTACAACTGTATTTCGCTAATGGAGGTGGACCTTGTTATATTGTATCTGTAGGACAGTATGGTGAAGGAACTTCTCCTGCAACTACAGTGGCCCTTGGATCAGATACAACTGAAGGTCTCGCTAAGGGGTTAAAGTTATTAGAAAAAGAAGATGAGCCTACATTAATTCTTTTCCCTGATGCTACTTCCCTAACCGGCGGTAGTACCGATTTCTATAGCCTTTATAATCTTGCCCTTACACAATGTAATAAACTACAAGATCGTTTTGCAATCATAGATACCTTTAGTTATGATAACAGTAATCCAGTAGATGCTAATATCGCAGGATTAAGAAATGGAATTAATCTTGGAAAAGATTTCGTAAAGTACGGAGCAGCGTATTATCCTTTTGTAGAAACAATTCTTGATTACAATTATAAAGACGCCGATGTCACTGTTAATGTAAGCGACTCTGCTGGTACAACTCCTGCACAACAAGTTCAGTCAATATCTGATGGTATTAATACCACTTCTCTTACACAGTTGATAACCGACATGGTGGGCTTAAGAAATGATGTAGATGCAGCAGCAGATGATACCGCGGCCCTAGCAATTAAGCCATCAGTAGAATCAAAACTACAAGAAATCATTTCTTTTGTTACTGCAACGCAACAAGCACTTAGCGATGCAGAAACTATTGGTACTGCAGATGCTGCAACCGAAGCTGCAGCGTTAGGAGCATGGTCTAACATCGATAGCCTTGATACAGATTTAAATACGAGGCTAACAAAGTTACAAGCAGATGATACGAAGACCAAGATTATGAATACCATTTCTGAAGCTACAAATACCGTTTATGATGACCTTGGAGTGAATGCTGCAACTCCTGCAGACTCAACTACAGTAACCGATCTGACTACATTAAAATCTTCTGGCGAATTGTCAGCTTTAATTACCGCGCTTGGTGCTGCATCAAGTAGTGTCACTACTTCAAATTTAGATGCGTTAGAAGGTACAGATAATGCACTATTTAATAGAGTAAAAGCAGAAATAGGACAAGTACCAGTAATTTTACCACCAAGTAGTGGTATGGCAGGAGTCTATGCACGTACCGATAATACTAGAGGGGTTTGGAAAGCACCTGCTAATGTCGGAATGAGTTATGTAATTAAACCAACAGTTCATATATCACATGAAGAGCAAGAAGACTTAAATATTCATGGTACAGGTAAATCCATAAATGCCATTAGAACTTTTGCAGGTAAAGGAACATTGGTTTGGGGAGCTCGTACGCTTGCTGGTAACGATAATGAGTGGCGTTATGTATCTGTTAGACGTTTCTTCAATTTTGCTGAAGAATCTATCAAAAAGGCTACAGAACAATTTGTATTTGAGCCAAATGATGCCAACACTTGGGTAAAAGTGAAAGCTATGATTACCAACTTCCTTAATTTACAGTGGAGAGCTGGTGCTTTGGCTGGACCAACTCCAGATAAAGCTTTTTATGTAAATGTTGGGCTAGGTGAAACTATGACAGCACAAGATATTCTTGAAGGAAATATGTTCGTAGAAATAGGAATGGCTGTGGTACGTCCCGCAGAATTTATCATTCTTAAGTTCTCTCACAAAATGCAAGAGGCATAA
- a CDS encoding transposase — protein MTKHSKKRAPTPKYVSQNQLVLEGFESPFERELNPANRWVRLAKLLPWDELCSIYRKHFPEKSTGRPDLSPRVVLGSIIIKHLCNLDDRETVDQISENIYMQYF, from the coding sequence ATGACAAAACATTCAAAAAAGCGTGCACCTACTCCCAAATATGTAAGTCAAAACCAGTTGGTTTTAGAAGGTTTTGAGAGTCCTTTTGAGAGAGAATTGAACCCTGCTAACCGTTGGGTTCGTTTGGCTAAGCTACTTCCTTGGGATGAACTGTGTTCCATTTATCGCAAACATTTTCCGGAAAAATCGACAGGCCGTCCTGATTTAAGCCCAAGAGTTGTTTTGGGGTCAATCATCATCAAACATTTATGCAATTTAGATGATAGGGAGACGGTTGACCAGATTTCTGAGAACATCTATATGCAGTATTTCTAG
- a CDS encoding type 1 periplasmic binding fold superfamily protein, with the protein MTNTRKFLALFLAGTFFITSCSDDDEGDNPDPVNEEEVITTMTVTLTGGGDTVTLNFFDPDGENGPIAPVKSVEGDLKVNTTYNGTIQLLNASEEEVEDVNDEIKAEADEHQFFYLTDDLGITITYDDKESDFENSQGMQFESDNPVGIDFTLTTTDQIGDAELEIILLHELDKNAEGVAGGNTDNAGGEPDIEVTFNITVE; encoded by the coding sequence ATGACAAACACACGTAAATTTTTAGCATTATTCCTGGCAGGCACTTTTTTCATAACCTCTTGTTCTGATGATGACGAAGGTGATAATCCGGATCCAGTAAATGAAGAAGAGGTAATTACCACGATGACAGTAACCTTAACTGGTGGAGGTGACACGGTCACTCTTAACTTTTTTGATCCGGATGGTGAAAATGGACCTATTGCTCCTGTAAAAAGTGTAGAGGGTGATTTAAAAGTAAATACTACCTATAATGGTACGATACAATTATTAAATGCTTCAGAAGAAGAGGTAGAAGATGTTAATGATGAAATTAAAGCCGAAGCAGATGAACATCAGTTTTTTTATTTAACAGATGATTTAGGAATTACAATTACGTATGATGATAAAGAGTCAGATTTTGAGAATTCTCAGGGAATGCAATTTGAATCAGACAACCCTGTAGGTATTGATTTTACTCTTACTACTACAGATCAAATAGGTGATGCAGAGTTAGAAATTATATTATTGCATGAATTAGATAAAAACGCTGAAGGAGTAGCCGGAGGAAATACTGATAATGCAGGAGGTGAACCGGATATTGAGGTTACTTTTAATATTACCGTAGAATAA
- a CDS encoding DUF4255 domain-containing protein produces MPYNFFDMIFQVLQIIREEVNAYFEDDNPVALANIATISSGDNDDEDPDIVLTLINIDEEPTLKNVPNYKIEGTTVSYKNPKVNINLYLLFSANNNRYTESLKSISKVIEFFQGKNVFTQANSNYDREDADMQGIGDFKFVTELYTPSFEQLSYVWGILGGKHYPSVIYKLRLLEIERDILQAQGSVITQIDTIINKN; encoded by the coding sequence ATGCCGTATAATTTTTTTGATATGATATTTCAGGTGTTACAAATTATTAGGGAAGAAGTAAATGCATATTTTGAAGATGACAATCCAGTTGCGCTAGCTAATATTGCTACAATTTCTTCAGGAGATAATGATGATGAGGATCCCGATATTGTTTTGACCTTAATAAATATAGATGAAGAGCCTACACTAAAGAATGTGCCGAACTATAAAATAGAAGGCACTACTGTCTCTTATAAAAACCCCAAAGTGAACATTAATTTATATCTCTTGTTTAGTGCGAATAATAATAGGTATACCGAATCACTAAAAAGTATTTCTAAAGTCATTGAGTTTTTTCAAGGCAAAAATGTGTTTACACAAGCTAACAGTAATTACGATAGAGAGGACGCAGATATGCAAGGTATTGGGGATTTTAAGTTCGTCACAGAGCTGTATACCCCTTCGTTTGAGCAGCTTAGTTATGTGTGGGGTATATTAGGAGGTAAACATTACCCGTCGGTTATCTATAAATTAAGGTTACTCGAGATTGAAAGAGATATTCTACAGGCACAAGGATCGGTGATCACACAAATAGATACTATAATAAACAAGAATTAA
- a CDS encoding helix-turn-helix domain-containing protein, which yields MGKHISFEVLETSSQLRSMIGKASHSKNVLRLQSLLYIKEKTFKKQSDLAKHLGYNVRTMELWLKTYKEEGIEAMLIGSKPRKAKERKVTKAVHTGLSKRLNDSYQGFESYVQAVNWVKEQYGISYPYNTLREYMIDVFGSKIKQPRKSHIKKDPEAQADFLKLTKSNF from the coding sequence ATGGGAAAACACATATCATTTGAAGTATTAGAGACTTCTTCACAACTACGTTCTATGATTGGTAAAGCATCACATTCTAAGAATGTTTTGCGGTTACAATCCTTGCTTTATATAAAAGAAAAGACTTTTAAAAAGCAATCTGATTTAGCAAAGCATTTGGGTTACAATGTCCGTACAATGGAGTTGTGGTTAAAAACATATAAAGAAGAAGGTATTGAAGCTATGTTAATTGGTTCAAAGCCTAGGAAGGCTAAAGAGCGTAAAGTTACCAAAGCTGTTCACACTGGTTTATCCAAAAGGTTGAATGATAGCTATCAAGGTTTTGAGAGTTACGTTCAGGCAGTAAATTGGGTCAAGGAGCAATACGGAATTAGCTACCCATACAATACCCTACGTGAATATATGATTGATGTTTTTGGTTCTAAGATCAAACAACCAAGAAAATCCCATATTAAAAAGGATCCAGAAGCTCAGGCTGATTTTTTAAAACTTACCAAATCTAATTTCTGA
- a CDS encoding helix-turn-helix domain-containing protein, which yields MGKHISFEVLETSSQLRSMIGKASHSKNVLRLQSLLYIKEKTFKKQSDLAKHLGYNVRTMELWLKTYKEEGIEAMLIGSKPRKAKERKVTKAVHTGLSKRLNDSYQGFESYVQAVNWVKEQYGISYPYNTLREYMIDVFGSKIKQPRKSHIKKDPEAQADFLKLTKSNF from the coding sequence ATGGGAAAACACATATCATTTGAAGTATTAGAGACTTCTTCACAACTACGTTCTATGATTGGTAAAGCATCACATTCTAAGAATGTTTTGCGGTTACAATCCTTGCTTTATATAAAAGAAAAGACTTTTAAAAAGCAATCTGATTTAGCAAAGCATTTGGGTTATAATGTCCGTACAATGGAGTTGTGGTTAAAAACATACAAAGAAGAAGGTATTGAAGCTATGTTAATTGGTTCAAAGCCTAGGAAGGCTAAAGAGCGTAAAGTGACCAAAGCTGTTCACACTGGTTTATCCAAAAGGTTGAATGATAGCTATCAAGGTTTTGAGAGTTACGTTCAGGCAGTAAATTGGGTCAAAGAGCAATACGGGATTAGCTACCCATACAATACCCTACGTGAATATATGATTGATGTTTTTGGTTCTAAAATCAAACAACCAAGAAAATCCCATATTAAGAAGGATCCGGAAGCTCAGGCTGATTTTTTAAAACTTACCAAATCTAATTTCTGA
- a CDS encoding transposase: MNKEIFHNYLKQLSEHKPCELKIVVIDNAGFHSTKDMLIPDNIKLLRIPPYTPELNPCEQVWAYIKKRFKNKTYKNLEDLKDWLKQFVDSMSQETIKSIVGNHHYLNAFYAK; the protein is encoded by the coding sequence GTGAACAAAGAAATTTTCCATAACTATTTAAAGCAACTATCAGAGCATAAACCTTGTGAGTTAAAGATAGTAGTAATAGATAATGCAGGGTTTCATTCAACAAAAGATATGCTAATACCTGATAATATCAAACTCCTTAGGATACCACCATATACCCCTGAATTAAACCCTTGTGAGCAAGTCTGGGCTTATATCAAAAAGAGGTTTAAAAATAAAACGTATAAAAATTTAGAAGACCTAAAAGATTGGCTGAAGCAATTCGTTGATAGTATGAGCCAAGAAACAATAAAATCTATTGTTGGGAACCATCACTACTTAAACGCCTTTTATGCGAAATAA
- a CDS encoding IS630 family transposase, whose product MNLYFQDEARFGLKTQVGTVITAKSVAPKVKFQYKFKNTYLYGAYSPINGDSIVLEVENVNKEIFHNYLKQLSEHKPCELKIVVIDNAGFHSTKDMLIPNNIKLLRIPPYTPELNPCEQVWAYLRFNT is encoded by the coding sequence ATAAACCTTTACTTTCAAGATGAAGCCCGTTTTGGCTTAAAAACCCAGGTAGGTACAGTTATTACAGCTAAGTCTGTTGCCCCTAAAGTTAAGTTTCAATATAAATTTAAAAACACCTACCTCTATGGTGCGTACTCCCCAATAAATGGGGACAGTATAGTCTTAGAGGTAGAAAATGTGAACAAAGAAATTTTCCATAACTATTTAAAGCAACTATCAGAGCATAAACCTTGTGAGTTAAAGATAGTAGTAATAGATAATGCAGGGTTTCATTCAACAAAAGATATGCTAATACCTAATAATATCAAACTCCTTAGGATACCACCATATACCCCTGAATTAAACCCTTGTGAGCAAGTCTGGGCTTATCTTAGATTCAACACATAA
- a CDS encoding IS30 family transposase yields MEHLTLEERYKISALLELKTPKKEIAEQLGRDRSTIYREVGRNADHRSGKYNAELAQRKAQKRHKDKTKHKVFTPSMEKLVCDGLQDHLSPEQIKGRAMLEGTPCVSHERIYQFIWQDKKAGGRTYLCLRNKGRKYQKRGGKQAGRGCIPNRRDITERPRVVDKKERIGDLEIDLVIGKDHRGALVTINDRATGMLRMGHIENKSAREVQVKTEELLEDWKPFIKTITSDNGKEFANHQEIAEELDIDFYFAKPYHSWQRGANENLNGLIRQYFPKGSSFAEITKEAVEKVENILNNRPRKRFGYKTPNEVYATFINKTQTVAFIT; encoded by the coding sequence ATGGAACATTTAACGCTGGAGGAAAGGTACAAAATATCAGCGCTTTTAGAACTTAAAACCCCTAAAAAGGAAATAGCAGAACAGTTGGGTCGGGATCGCTCTACTATATATAGGGAAGTAGGACGCAATGCTGATCACCGAAGTGGGAAGTACAATGCTGAGCTAGCCCAAAGAAAAGCCCAAAAACGCCATAAGGATAAAACAAAGCATAAGGTTTTTACCCCTTCCATGGAGAAGCTTGTTTGTGATGGGCTTCAAGACCACCTTAGCCCGGAACAGATCAAAGGAAGGGCTATGCTAGAGGGGACCCCTTGTGTATCGCATGAACGTATTTACCAGTTTATATGGCAGGATAAGAAAGCAGGCGGGAGAACATACCTTTGTTTGCGTAATAAGGGAAGGAAGTACCAGAAAAGAGGCGGTAAGCAAGCAGGTAGGGGGTGCATCCCTAATAGAAGGGACATAACAGAACGCCCCCGGGTAGTAGACAAAAAAGAAAGGATAGGTGACCTTGAGATTGACCTGGTGATAGGTAAAGACCATAGAGGTGCCCTTGTCACTATAAACGATAGGGCTACAGGGATGCTAAGGATGGGACATATAGAAAACAAATCAGCCCGGGAAGTCCAGGTGAAAACGGAAGAACTACTGGAAGATTGGAAGCCCTTTATTAAAACTATTACCAGTGACAACGGGAAGGAGTTTGCAAACCATCAGGAAATAGCAGAGGAGCTTGACATTGATTTCTACTTTGCAAAACCCTACCATAGCTGGCAAAGGGGTGCCAATGAAAACCTCAACGGGCTGATAAGGCAGTATTTCCCAAAAGGTAGTAGCTTTGCAGAGATAACTAAGGAAGCGGTAGAGAAAGTAGAAAACATTTTAAACAATAGGCCTAGGAAAAGGTTCGGGTATAAAACACCCAATGAGGTATACGCAACTTTTATCAACAAAACCCAAACTGTTGCATTTATAACTTGA